GAATTCGTCACTATGTGACACCTCTTCCGTCCCCGCCTCTCCTCCTCACTAAAAAAAATTTCTCTTAAAAGGAAAAAACGACCTTTAAATGGGTCTGCCTCACTAAAAAAAGCGGGGCTCCATGCCCCGCGCTTCTACAACAAATCCGCTGCCATCTGGGCAAGGCCGGACCGCTCGCCTTTTTCCAGCTTCACGTGAGCCGTCTGTCCCTGGGATTTCAACCGCTCAGCTACATACGTTAATCCGTTGGTGTATTCATCAAGATACGGATGGTCAATTTGTTTCGGGTCACCCATGAGCACAATCTTACTTCCTTCGCCGACACGGGTAAGAATTGTCTTCACCTCATGCTTCGTCAGGTTCTGGGCTTCATCGATAATGATAAACTGGTCCGGAATACTGCGTCCCCGGATATACGTAAGAGCCTCAACCTGAAGAGATCCCATGCCTGCAAGAATTTTGTCCAATTCTCCAGGCTTCTTCGCATTGAAGAGATACTCAAGGTTATCATAGATCGGCTGCATCCACGGCCGGAGCTTTTCTTCTTTTTCCCCCGGCAGATAACCGATGTCTTTCCCCACGGGAACAACCGGGCGGGCGACTAGCAGCTTTTTGTACTTCTGCAGGTCCTCAGTCTGGTACAGTCCCGCTGCCAGAGAGAGGAGTGTTTTTCCGGTACCCGCTTTCCCTGCAAGCGTCACGAGCGGGATGTCATCCCGGGTTAAAAGGTCCAGCGCCATTCGCTGCTGCACGTTTCGAGCTCGGATTCCCCAGATCGGATCCTCATTTGCAATAAACAGTTCCACATAATCATTATCTTTGTCCATTTTTCCAAGGGCGGAACGGGAAGGAGCAGATTCGTCACGGAAGATAAAAAACTGATGGGGCTGGGTAATTGTCCGTGTAAAGTCCTTCTTTCCGAGCTTACGTTTCTCAAACAGCTCATCCATCTTTTTCGGTGCAAGATACTTTTCTTCGTATCCTTTATACATCCGGTCAAACTGAACAACACGGTCGCTCAAGAAGTCTTCTGTAGGAAGCCCCAGAGCATCAGCCTTTACCCGCATCAGCGCGTCTTTACTCACAAGGACAACTTTTCTGCCGCCGGTTTTCCTTTCTTCTTCTTCTATTTTAATATTCAGCGCCACAGCCAGGATTCGGTTATCATTGGTCATTTCCAGAAAGGTCTGTTTCATTTTCTCAAAGGAACGGTGATTAAGTTCTACGGTGAGTGTTCCCCCGCTCGGCAGACTCACACCAAGGTGCAGCTTTCCTCTTTCTCTGAATTCATCAAGCAGTCTCGCCACCTGACGAGCATTCCTTCCTATTTCATCCATATATCGTTTCTTTGAATCGACTTCCTCCAGCACAACGGCGGGGATGACGATATCATGTTCGTGAAAGGAATAAATCGCAAGCGGATCTTGAAGCAGGACATTTGTATCGAGGACGTAAATGTTTTTCAACTTCTCGCCTCCTGGTTTCAATTGGAATGCAGAACATCAGCCGGAATGAATAAAGCGGTCTCTTCTACTTTTCAGCCTTTCCTTTACTCCTAATGTATGTGAAAGAGAATAAAGATAGACGCTAAAACAAACAATAGGTAAAACACCTTTTGAAATGAGGGATTCCCTTTGAAGAAATGGATAATAACACTACTTGTTCTCTCCATTGCCGCAACGGGCTGTCAGCCGGCCGATGACGGGCAAAATGATGAAGATCCTCTGGAAGGACAAAGTTATAATGAACCGACTGAAAACCCGTATAACCAATGGGGTGGCCATAACGCCAATGTGATTGCCAACCACCTCGCACACCTTTGTACCCAGCTTCCGGAAGTAAGCCATGCAACGGCTGTCGTCCTGGGCCCTTATGCTGTAGTAGGGCTGGACATTGAGCCTGATATGGATCAGAGTGATGCCGGACAGGTTAAATATGCTGCCACTGAGACTCTTGCCGATGACCCATACGGAGCCGAGGCCCTTGTAACGGCAGACCCTGACATCACCGCTCGTCTTAACGAAATGCAAAAGGATATTGCAGACGGGAAACCAGTATCAGGTATTATGGAAGAACTGGCTGCCATTGTCGGCAGGCTGATGCCGGTTACTCCAGGACCCGAGCACCGTAAAGATACAGAAGGCGACCCAAGTGACGTAAACGATGACCGCCTTAACAATCAGCGTCAGAATGAACTCGAAGACGTACAGAACAAGCAAAGTAAAGGACGTAAAAATAAGCTGAAAAAAGGCGAATAACTAAATGTTTGAAAAGGTGTCTGAAACAAACGTTTCGGGCATTTTTTCTTATCTTCGTTTTCCGTATCGACTGAGGGTACATCTAAAAAAAACTGCCCCAACCAGAATGGTTATGAGACAGTTTCTATAAATCAAAGGGTACGGACCGCTTCCAGTACCTGTCGGTCAAGTTTATCCGCAGCTTCTTTATCATACGTTTTTTCATACTTAGGCTCTTGTGAAATCCGTGATCCGTAAAACATCACATCACGAACTTCTTCAACCTGAATTTCAACGAGAGCAAGCTTTAGAGGTACACCTTCCATTTTTTCACTGAGGATCTTTGCACTGCCGGCAACGGAGTATGTAGAGCCATTGCCAACAAGAGTGAGTGTCACTTTCGGCTGCTGCCGGATGTTTTCTACAATTCGGGAACGGTTATCGACTGCAAAGCGAATGGCTTCTCTGTGCGGCGCAAATACCCAGCTGATGGCATTCACATTCGGTCCGGCTGTTTCATAGTCCACTGTAGCGAGTGTTACATAGCGCTCCTGCTGCAAGAGAGGAAGTAATTCTTCGGTTAAGGATGTTTCTACTTGATTTGCCATGAATATATCGCCTCCTTTGTCCATTATAATACTACTATACCTAGATTTTCATGAAGATAAAACTGCAGTTTCATTAAACCCTGGTAAAAATGCGTAACCGGAGGGGAAAACATGAGTGGGCCGTTTAAAGATAAAAGCGAGATCGAGCATCTCGTAAAAAAACTCGAGTACTATACAAGGCGCCTTGAGAAGCTGGAACACCTGGATCATAATATGGACAAAATTAATTATGCCCTGGAAAGGGCAAAAATACGGGATATCCTCTTAAATTACACAAATCCGAGGCGTGTTTTCATGATGAACATTCTAGTCGGTATTGGACGGGGGCTCGGGTTGACCATCGGAACGGTTGTGGTCATTTCCCTTGTTGGGCTTATTCTGCGCCAGTTTGTGGACCTGCCTCTTATCGGCGACTGGATCTCCACTCTTCTCCAGTACGTGGACTCCCGGGCAAATCCGTCGTAATTTTTGTCTGATTATCTCTATCCCATCTCTTTAACCGAAAGCTCTATTTTAAACTCAGGTGTTGATTAACGTTGTAATCTCTTTCCGCGGGGTGCCGGTGTTCTCCCTGGGCTAAGCTGTGAAGTGTGTTGGGCACTCCGCGTTGATCATTTTAAAGACATAAGTCCCCATGTAAAAAAGGCGTAATTTTTTTGATACAATCGTTCAAATACACTGATTCTGTTATACTGTAAAGGAAGACTCAAATTATCCAACTTCACTTTATAGTATAAAAAGTCAAAAAAAT
This DNA window, taken from Alteribacter keqinensis, encodes the following:
- a CDS encoding PhoH family protein, with the translated sequence MKNIYVLDTNVLLQDPLAIYSFHEHDIVIPAVVLEEVDSKKRYMDEIGRNARQVARLLDEFRERGKLHLGVSLPSGGTLTVELNHRSFEKMKQTFLEMTNDNRILAVALNIKIEEEERKTGGRKVVLVSKDALMRVKADALGLPTEDFLSDRVVQFDRMYKGYEEKYLAPKKMDELFEKRKLGKKDFTRTITQPHQFFIFRDESAPSRSALGKMDKDNDYVELFIANEDPIWGIRARNVQQRMALDLLTRDDIPLVTLAGKAGTGKTLLSLAAGLYQTEDLQKYKKLLVARPVVPVGKDIGYLPGEKEEKLRPWMQPIYDNLEYLFNAKKPGELDKILAGMGSLQVEALTYIRGRSIPDQFIIIDEAQNLTKHEVKTILTRVGEGSKIVLMGDPKQIDHPYLDEYTNGLTYVAERLKSQGQTAHVKLEKGERSGLAQMAADLL
- a CDS encoding YhcN/YlaJ family sporulation lipoprotein; the encoded protein is MKKWIITLLVLSIAATGCQPADDGQNDEDPLEGQSYNEPTENPYNQWGGHNANVIANHLAHLCTQLPEVSHATAVVLGPYAVVGLDIEPDMDQSDAGQVKYAATETLADDPYGAEALVTADPDITARLNEMQKDIADGKPVSGIMEELAAIVGRLMPVTPGPEHRKDTEGDPSDVNDDRLNNQRQNELEDVQNKQSKGRKNKLKKGE
- a CDS encoding pyridoxamine 5'-phosphate oxidase family protein, translated to MANQVETSLTEELLPLLQQERYVTLATVDYETAGPNVNAISWVFAPHREAIRFAVDNRSRIVENIRQQPKVTLTLVGNGSTYSVAGSAKILSEKMEGVPLKLALVEIQVEEVRDVMFYGSRISQEPKYEKTYDKEAADKLDRQVLEAVRTL
- a CDS encoding DUF5665 domain-containing protein, whose amino-acid sequence is MSGPFKDKSEIEHLVKKLEYYTRRLEKLEHLDHNMDKINYALERAKIRDILLNYTNPRRVFMMNILVGIGRGLGLTIGTVVVISLVGLILRQFVDLPLIGDWISTLLQYVDSRANPS